In Kryptolebias marmoratus isolate JLee-2015 linkage group LG22, ASM164957v2, whole genome shotgun sequence, the sequence ACAGAATCCATCTGTAGCTCATTGTTAGCCTGAATAAATACTGAAACACATCTGACAtaatgaaggaaataaaaagacttttacTCGTCCCTACCTATGAATCAGGActaatttaatgtgtttatgcTTTCAGATGGATTAGTTTTCTGCTGTAGTGTAAAAAATAACCAGAAAGattgttgttgattttaatgTTCCCTTGTTTTATAGCCAGTGGTTTCTAATctataaaacaacagaaaataagataaCTAACATGTAATCTGTCACCAGTGTGATCATTTGTCTTAAACCCAGCTGTAGAAGTGGTGACCTTTGCTGGCTCTGACACAAAAGGCCCTTTCTTTcataataaactgaaataaaagaataaagcagGTATATTTCGACATTTCTTATCTCTTTCTGTTCGTCACATGTGGAAGCCTTATGTCTCTCTCGCTTTGGCTTACACTATTTATAGACGAGCAGAATCAAAATCTCACCAGCTTTCCTTTCTGTAAGAAGAGGCCAAGCTGCCCTGAGAAGAACCCACCCTGATGGGAAAAGGCAGGCCTCCGAATAACTTaaaataaacccatattttacgCCTTGTCAGAGACAAAATGTAACTTCTTCCTTTTCAGCTCAGGGGAAATTCATTTCCTTTCATTGTTTCCCTCTGCCTTTTCAATATGCCCCATCATTCAGTGATCTCAGCGAGCGCAGCGTGAAATGGCAGCAGCATTAGTGaatctttttttgtcatatttttcgTCCTTGTAATTTGCCCCGAGGCGTCCTGCCTGCTCCCTGGAACAGCCCTGCTGTCAGTCACATTCAAGCCTAATATCTGGCAGCTTTATACAGAGGAAGGCTGGAGCACGTCACCAAGAGACCATTATTCACAGATCTCTGCCAGCTTCTTCTCCTGGGGAGGAAAATGAGCTCCCCCAAACGTGCACTAATTAATAATCTCCCCACACAGGAGCCCTGAGCGTTCCTGGATGCAGCAACAAACTGGATTCCTGggattgtttctgtgtgtccGTGGTGGGTCCAGGTCTTTGTCCTCTGCCTAAAGCAGGACAACATTTACGCTTGTCTTTAAAGGACGTCTTGATTGGACACGTTTGTTTGTCCCAGAATTTAAAACGGATTTCATGACTTTCCCAGAAAAGCTCTGTGACGTTTGTGCTTTAGAGCCAAAGAGCAGAATCCCATCCCCCACAACACTTTACCTTCGACTACAGGTGACCCCGAGAGGTTCAGTCATCCCGTCAGAGCGAGACGCAACacgttaaagggatagttcaggcattttgaagtggggttctgcagaAAACCTATAAATATCTAATAActtgcctgttgtagatagtaGTAAAACTCCGAGTTTAGTACTTCAGGGTGTGGTATGTTTTCAGTCAGTTAGTACACATTTAGGTACATTCAGGTATAAATCAGAGTACAGGGTTTGTTACAGTATTagttatataaaataaacacgttaaacagaagtaaataaaagcttgttgCTTACAGCTGCTGGATAAATGCTGACAGAAGAGAACTGTAAAACGTGGTTTTCTTCCTGTCAGCGTGTTTAAAACGGGCGTTTTTACAGCAGAGTTTAGTTGTTTGTTCTGAATTCGTCCTGATCTGAACCGTTAGTGAGGGGCTGTTTGAGCGCTGCAGGCGGCTGGTTCTGGCTGGTTCTGTTCAGTGTCACGCCCTGATCCTGTTAAACATGGCCGACACAAAGCTTTCTGTCTCGTCAGCTTCCCTACGAAGACTTAAACtggagaagtgaagaaatcggCTCTTATCTTATTAAAATCCCGTCATTTTTTCTGCTAAGTTATTCAACAGAACCTTTCCCCCCGGGGGGTCGGGTCAGAACTTTGCTGTGGGCGTGTTTCTGAACGCCGCAGTCGTTCAGTGCCCGTGTGAGCTGAACCAAAAAACCCGTCCTGAAAGTTTTGGTCCAATCAGATGTTCTGTTGGACCCCTAATGGCTGCTCATACAGCCTCAGTTGTTGGAACAGTTTTATTCTTCATGGCGTCACGATTCAAACATGGCTTCCCTGACCTTCACCTCGTGGTTGTTATTGGCGCCTCGCAGCTCCTCCGGCGCCGCCCGGCGAACGTCTGCCACAAATATCATCTCAGTAAAAATACCCGTGTAATGTCAAACTGAGTAGCATTTGTGAGAACCACCGGATCTGCTCAGACAAGCTAATATTAGCTTATAGACCGAGCCGGCCCTCTTCTAAAGTGGGTTtgcggccatcttaaaatgactccagGCCTTAAAGACGTGAATAGAAATGCTGTTATTGTAACCTTTCGTTTTGTGTTacagttattttggcagaaatgttgTGATTTTCCAGCAGGAAGTGACCCCAGAGTTTCATGTCCAACTGAAGGAAgtgtgaaagtttaaataagtttttaaatgatcGGTTCTGAAAATTAATTTTCCATAATAATTGCTCTGAACAtgacttcctgttctgcaggtttttaaagcGAGGCATACTTCATGTAGGAATGTttatagacagtttttttttgtcttcatcaaACTGTGAAgcagctaatttttttttttcctgatttgcaTCAAATTTCTCAAACAAAAGGAACATTTCACCACAGTGTCCGTGTTTTAGAGGGTTGTTTAACTGTAGCCTTAAAAAAGACTCTAAGAtgtgaaattatatttttatctgttttgtttttcttcttcttttcaggaCTGGCCTCTTCTGCCTCCCAGAATTCACAGCAAAACTGGAGAACTGCTCCATATCGAAACCAGCCTGTGAAATCCCTGAAATCTTGAGCGAAGAGCCGGTTCCCAAATCCCCCAGCCAGGCTTCCAACAGACCAAAGGATGAGAACAGTGTCCCTGAAAGCAGCACACCCACTGCACCTCCACCCTGCCCCGTCCTCACACCGCTCCCAGCTGGACAGACTCCTTACCCTCCTTATTTTGAAGGAGCCCCCTTCCCTCAGCCCTTATGGGTGCGCCACACCTACAGCCAATGGGTTCCTCAACCGCCTCCGCGACCAATCAAGAGAAAGAAGAGGCGGTCGCGAGAACCCGGCCGTATGACCATAAGTACCATCCGCCTGCGGCCGCGGCAGGTCCTCTGTGAAAAGTGCAAGAACACACTAAATAGCGATGAAGACAGCAAAGATGGCATGAGCAACAGCAAGACTTCCAGGAAAGAAAATGCCCCCCAGAGCGACGATGATGGCGATTTTAGGGACGCTCCAGCCAAGCTGTCCAGAAAAGATGATGTCATTGGAAGCAAGGACACCAAGAGACGTGAAAACGCCACCAGCCTGGACAGCAAGCGTCTCAGAAAGGACAAACGGGGGGAGGCTGATGGGGAGAAATACTCTGCAGGGGACGTGATCCCCCACAGTCCTGTCATTAAGATCTCTTACAGCACTCCGCAGGGAAAGGGGGAGGTCATAAAGATCCCCTCACGGGTCCACGGTTCCATCAAACCGTTCTGCCCAAAGCAGCTGGTGCAGAACAGCAAAGCGTCCGCGGACGCCAAGGAACAGCGGCACATTCTGGACGCCACTCGGTCTGGTCTTACGGTCTCTATTCCAAAACTCAAACTAACCAGGCCTTTTGCAACGGTCGGCCAGGACCCGTCATGTCCAAAGATCCGGTTGAGACCTCCTCAGAGCGAGGGGGAGGAGACCATGGTGGAGTACGAGGCAGAACTTGTTGAAGGCAGCACAAGACAAAGTCCCAGGGTCCCCGGTCCATGTCTTCCCCACTCTGAAGACTCAGGAGAAGGGAAGAACTCCTTGGAGTTATGGTCCGGGAGTTCTGGAGAGGAGGCAGAGCGCAACCACAGCGACCTGACCCTCCTGATCAACTTCCGTAAGCGTAAAGCGGATTCTTCGAGCCTGTCCGTCTGCAGCAGCGACAGCTTGGACGAGTCCAAGTCCTTCAGCTCCGAGGGAACCTCACCTGAGCTCTGTGATCTGGCACCAGGTGAAGACCTCTCCGTCACCTCGTCCTCTGTGACTCCTCGGGACAGCTGTAAGACGGTGCCGCCGCTCACCGTGCGGCTTCACACCCGCAGCATGACCAAGTGTGTGACAGAGGAGGGTCACGCCGTGACGGTGGGCGACATCGTGTGGGGGAAGATCCACGGCTTCCCCTGGTGGCCAGCCCGAGTCCTCAGCATCAGCGGCGCCGGCAAACAGGAGACGGCCCAGTGTGAGGCCCAGTGGCCCCAGGCCAAGGTGGCATGGTTCGGCTCCCCCACCACCTCCCAGCTGTCTGTGGCCAAACTGTCGCCGTTCAGAGAGTTCTTCAGGTCCCGCTTCAACCGCAAGAAGAAGGGCATGTACCGGAGAGCCATCCTGGAGGCCGCCAAGGCTGTGGGGCACATGGGTCCAGAGATCACATCGCTGCTGTCCCACGGCGACACGTAGGTACGTCTCTCATCCAGGAAGAACCTTTAGAGGGTTGACAGGAGTTTCCTGTTGCAGCCTGAGTTTCTCCACATTCGACCTTCGACCTTCAGCCTCTGAATACGCTTTTCTTAACGTTTTACTGTGACGCTGCAGCACACGGCAGCTTATCTGAGGCTTTAACCCGTTTGTTTGTGTTGGCGTGCTCGGTTAAGTCCTTAACTAGTTGTTTTAACCAGATGACTAATCCAGTCTCCAACTCGAGCTGCAGCTGGTTTCTTTTCTAAGTCCTGTCTGACAGAACCGACCCGCAGAGTTCAGGAAGTCGTTTTAGACTCGGGTCTGATTGgacagatgctgctgctgagtcagcagGTTTGGTGGTTCTGTTCAGCTCAGGTACCGAACTGAAAGCTCAAACTTCCTCCCACCTCCTCAGCGCCCCTCAGTAGGATTAAAGAGATcgttcagacattttgaagtgtggttctgagGAAGAGTTAGGAACTGTTGTAGATGGTTCTGTGAACGAGCTTCACTTGGAGAAATGGATCAGTTCTGACGGGATCATCGAGCTAACAGCCAGGGCCaaactggaagtgctacagctagctgctgctgctttttgcaccAGTGAACAATGACAGAACTTAATAAATAATCTTGTATGAAGCAGCTGATGAAACGgtgttcacatgaactgttCAGACCAGCCATTAgttcatcagtcctgtcagaattaaactctttctccaaCTTGAGGTAATTTACAaactgtctacagcaggtaactCTTCaaagccccacttcaaaatggctgaaatatcCCTTTGGGCGTGTTCACATTTGTTGTTATCACCTGCCGACAGATTAGAGACGGatcagaagaaaatgttttcactcaaaCCAACTTCAGAGGTGGTCTGGACCCCTTACCTGGACCCCCTGAATATTTACTCCGTTCCTGGACCCCCGTACCTGGACCTCCGTACCTTGTCCCCCGTACCTGGACCCCCGTACCTGGACCCCCGTACCTGGACCTCCGTACCTGGTCCCCCGTACCTGGACCCCCGTACCTGGACCTCCGTACCTGGTCCCCCGTACCTGGACCCCCGTACCTAGACCTCTGTACCTGGTCCCCCGTACCTGGTCCCGTTTGTCAGTCTGAACACAGTTAGTCCTGATCCTGGCTGCAGGACCTCCTGGTCTGAGGTCCTGGTCTGAGGTGACCCACGGGACCTCCAGGGGTTGGGATCTTTAGACAACGATCACTGGAGATGTTTTCGTCTTCATTCTGTCCTCATCCTGTCCTCATCCTGTCTTCATCCTGTCCTCATCCTGTCCTCATTCTGTCCTCATCCTGTCCTCATCCTGTCTTCGTCCTGTCTTCGTCATGTCCTCATCCTCCTGTCGGTTCTGTTGGCTCATCAGGAGGTAACTCTATAAAATCTGAACCGGGTCCAGGTCTCAGTGGATCCTGACCTCATACAGTCAGATCACCTGAACCGGATTCAAACCGGTTTCAGAACGTCACATGTGAACACGCCTTTAACGCCACCGCCACATTGAAAGGGTTTAGAAAATGAGCGATCATGTAGTTTCGGTACCATCTGAGAACCGCGCCGTGGTTCTGGGTTTAGGTGTCCTGATCTGCTGAGCTCAGAGTTGACTCAGAGTAAACACTCCCAGCTTCAGAGGCCATATTTGGTGCTTTTACAGccgtcagacaggaagtgtgtttCTGCTCATTCCTGCCATGTTTACTCTGgtttctcctctttcttcctGTGCAGAAGCTGAGGACCGAGGTTCaaatgacctctgaccccctcATCAAGGCCCAGGACGGAGGACGTGTGGTCGCCACGGTTACTATTTACATCCcgctcttttttattattattattattcttttctcCATGCTGGTGGAAAATGGCCGTCAATGTGGAGGATTGTTGAGACGGGAAAAGggagcaaaacacaacaaaaagacgTGAAGGTCTGCGAGGAACTCTGAACTCgttttttgattcttttttttatttttagatttaatcaTATTTCAGTCGAGCCGAATAAAAACACTACAAGGACTGAATGTATTTATTGTCTCTAATGGGCTGAAGAAATCCAGTTAGTCTTTCAGAACCTCCTTGTGCTGCTGTCGGGTCCTCCACTGGTCCTCCACTGGTCCTCCACGGGTCCTCTGCGGGTCCTCCGTGGGTCGGATCCTCTGCGGGTCCTGCTCATCCAGCCAGAGGGAGCCGCGGCCCCGTCATGTgaccccctccctcctcttcctctggtGGACCTGGGGCCTGGGGCCTGGGACCTGGGGCCTGGGACCTGGGGCCTGGGACCTGGGACCTGGGGCCTGGGACCTGGGGCCTGGGGCCTTGGACCTGAGACCTGGGACCTGGGGCCTGGGACCTGGGGCCTGGGACCAGCTCCACAGTTTAAAGTCTTACTCTGAATCCTTTTCCTTTAGAAAATGTGAACGTCTCCTTCCAGAGACTGGAGAGATCCCCGTGGATGTATTTATACCCACCTCCCTGAAGATCGTGTTGTGACtctttttcatttcagtgtCCTGTTTGCTTTCCTCCTCCTAACCATTCAGACTTCCTGAGaaccattttgaattatttaaagtgACACACTATAGAGAAAAGCACTTTATCTGTACCTTGGTGGCCTGCTGTGAACACTAGTGTGAGAAACAGCCTCGAGAGGCAGCAGGAGCTCGACTGTTTGCTGCCTTGGAGATAGAAACAACCTTCCATTGTTCTGTAGTATTTTATTGTACCATTCTGAGGGACACCAGATGTTTTGAGGTGGGATTGAGTGGAAAGGTGATCTCTCACTGGGCTGGGAGGTTTAACAGCTGGTTGCTTCGTCAGCAACACTCAGAGTTCAGGGAATCTTTTCTCACAACTTTCCCACAGCTAGTCTCCCAACAGCTCTGTGAGATGCCACCTtcatgaacagttaatatcttacctgttgtagacagctcagTTTGAGGAGATAAAGTTCAACTCTGGTGTAACTCTTCTACTGAACTCCACCTCAGAAGTGctggaatatccctttaaatccTTCCATTTTGACTTTGGTGTCCTCGTCTCTTGCTGTACCTTCGACCCGACTGAACTCCTGGAGCCGCCGTGAAGCGAGACCGCAGTTTAGTTGGCGAGAAAAACTGAATCAGCTGCAGGACGGAGTCCTGAGGAAACTACAGATTACAGCTGGATTTACTCAGATTACAGCTGGACTGAGTCAGATTACAGCTGGACTGTTAGATTACAGCTGGACTGACTCAGATTACAGCTGGATTTACTCAGATTACAGCACCGCCCTGCTGGACTCGGTCTCGGAGCGGCTCTGGGGGGTAGAGACGCCCCCCGGTCTGTGGTTCTGACCCCCAGCTCAGCTGCTGGTCTCCGTGGTGCCGGTCCGGTCTGGACCCAGAACCCGGGCTCCATGTTGGTTTATGTTTTAGGAGACGGCGTCTCTTCCTGTTGGGATGGTTTTTGTTAAACGCAGCAGAGGGCGGAGACCCTCGACAGGCTCCTCCCCTCATGGAGCAACGTCACCGTCTAATGTCGCTCGATCTTA encodes:
- the pwwp2b gene encoding PWWP domain-containing protein 2B isoform X1, translating into MEAAAEELRAGSRIPVTIDHIVNDTLVVTLTYRERNYTGVLLDSNKKTGLFCLPEFTAKLENCSISKPACEIPEILSEEPVPKSPSQASNRPKDENSVPESSTPTAPPPCPVLTPLPAGQTPYPPYFEGAPFPQPLWVRHTYSQWVPQPPPRPIKRKKRRSREPGRMTISTIRLRPRQVLCEKCKNTLNSDEDSKDGMSNSKTSRKENAPQSDDDGDFRDAPAKLSRKDDVIGSKDTKRRENATSLDSKRLRKDKRGEADGEKYSAGDVIPHSPVIKISYSTPQGKGEVIKIPSRVHGSIKPFCPKQLVQNSKASADAKEQRHILDATRSGLTVSIPKLKLTRPFATVGQDPSCPKIRLRPPQSEGEETMVEYEAELVEGSTRQSPRVPGPCLPHSEDSGEGKNSLELWSGSSGEEAERNHSDLTLLINFRKRKADSSSLSVCSSDSLDESKSFSSEGTSPELCDLAPGEDLSVTSSSVTPRDSCKTVPPLTVRLHTRSMTKCVTEEGHAVTVGDIVWGKIHGFPWWPARVLSISGAGKQETAQCEAQWPQAKVAWFGSPTTSQLSVAKLSPFREFFRSRFNRKKKGMYRRAILEAAKAVGHMGPEITSLLSHGDTS
- the pwwp2b gene encoding PWWP domain-containing protein 2B isoform X2 → MEAAAEELRAGSRIPVTIDHIVNDTLVVTLTYRERNYTGVLLDSNKKTGLFCLPEFTAKLENCSISKPACEIPEILSEEPVPKSPSQASNRPKDENSVPESSTPTAPPPCPVLTPLPAGQTPYPPYFEGAPFPQPLWVRHTYSQWVPQPPPRPIKRKKRRSREPGRMTISTIRLRPRQVLCEKCKNTLNSDEDSKDGMSNSKTSRKENAPQSDDDGDFRDAPAKLSRKDDVIGSKDTKRRENATSLDSKRLRKDKRGEADGEKYSAGDVIPHSPVIKISYSTPQGKGEVIKIPSRVHGSIKPFCPKQLVQNSKASADAKEQRHILDATRSGLTVSIPKLKLTRPFATVGQDPSCPKIRLRPPQSEGEETMVEYEAELVEGSTRQSPRVPGPCLPHSEDSGEGKNSLELWSGSSGEEAERNHSDLTLLINFRKRKADSSSLSVCSSDSLDESKSFSSEGTSPELCDLAPGEDLSVTSSSVTPRDSCKTVPPLTVRLHTRSMTKCVTEEGHAVTVGDIVWGKIHGFPWWPARVLSISGAGKQETAQCEAQWPQAKVAWFGSPTTSQLSVAKLSPFREFFRSRFNRKKKGMYRRAILEAAKAVGHMGPEITSLLSHGDT